From a region of the Rhodococcus sp. 4CII genome:
- a CDS encoding TetR/AcrR family transcriptional regulator: protein MGKSATPQGDPARTMELLWGGGSAPISRPREGKTGLTLDRIVDAAVAVADAEGLDAVSMRRLAAELGTGAMSLYTHVPGKSELVEVMLDRALATLDPAEHTDRVWRERLTDAARDYFQLLCAHPWMLGVVALSRPVLGPGGMAKYERELRAVEGLGLSDIDMDSVVTLLDSFVVGAARAAVDAAALAAQGEVDSEWWRNIAPHFEKVFDPDRFPLAARVGTSAGEYHNAAFTPAHAFEFGLARLLDGVGALIVDGGTGAH, encoded by the coding sequence ATGGGTAAAAGCGCGACGCCGCAGGGCGATCCAGCCCGCACCATGGAGCTGTTGTGGGGTGGCGGCAGTGCACCGATCTCGCGCCCCCGCGAGGGGAAAACCGGCCTGACACTGGACCGTATCGTCGACGCCGCCGTTGCCGTCGCGGACGCGGAAGGGCTGGACGCCGTCTCGATGCGACGGCTGGCGGCCGAACTCGGCACCGGCGCGATGTCGCTGTACACACACGTGCCGGGAAAGTCGGAGCTCGTCGAGGTGATGCTCGATCGCGCCCTCGCAACACTCGATCCGGCGGAGCACACCGATAGAGTGTGGCGGGAGCGACTCACGGATGCCGCCCGCGACTACTTCCAGCTGTTGTGTGCGCACCCGTGGATGCTCGGCGTCGTCGCACTGAGCCGGCCGGTTCTCGGACCGGGTGGGATGGCCAAGTACGAACGGGAACTGCGCGCGGTCGAGGGCCTGGGACTTTCGGACATCGACATGGACTCCGTCGTCACGCTGCTGGATAGTTTCGTCGTTGGGGCGGCGCGGGCCGCGGTGGACGCGGCAGCGCTCGCCGCCCAGGGCGAGGTGGACAGTGAATGGTGGCGGAACATCGCTCCGCATTTCGAGAAGGTCTTCGATCCCGACAGGTTTCCGCTGGCCGCTCGGGTGGGAACCTCGGCGGGCGAGTACCACAACGCCGCGTTCACTCCGGCACACGCATTCGAATTCGGGCTCGCCCGGCTACTCGACGGAGTCGGCGCCCTCATCGTCGACGGCGGAACCGGCGCCCATTAG
- the nucS gene encoding endonuclease NucS encodes MRLVIARCRVDYVGRLTAHLPTARRLLLIKSDGSVSIHADDRAYKPLNWMSPPCWLVEDSAEDAEALWVVTNKAGEELRITIEEIEHDSSHELGVDPGLVKDGVEAHLQELLAEHVETLGSGYTLVRREYMTAIGPVDLLCRNADGASVAVEIKRRGDIDGVEQLTRYLELLNRDPLLAPVSGVFAAQQIKPQAKTLATDRGIRCLVLDYEALRGTESTEFRLF; translated from the coding sequence GTGCGCCTAGTGATTGCCCGATGCAGAGTCGACTACGTGGGCCGCTTGACGGCACATCTGCCCACCGCCCGTCGTCTGTTGCTGATCAAGTCCGACGGCTCGGTGAGCATCCACGCCGACGACCGTGCCTACAAGCCGCTCAACTGGATGTCGCCGCCGTGCTGGCTCGTCGAGGACTCCGCCGAGGATGCGGAAGCCCTGTGGGTGGTGACCAACAAGGCCGGCGAGGAACTGCGGATCACCATCGAGGAGATCGAGCACGACTCCAGCCACGAGCTCGGCGTCGATCCCGGGCTTGTCAAGGACGGTGTCGAGGCACACCTGCAGGAACTGCTCGCCGAGCACGTCGAAACCCTCGGCAGCGGTTACACGCTCGTCCGGCGCGAATACATGACCGCGATCGGTCCCGTGGATCTGCTGTGCCGGAATGCCGACGGCGCGTCCGTCGCTGTGGAGATCAAACGCCGGGGCGACATCGACGGTGTCGAACAACTCACGCGGTACCTGGAACTGCTCAACCGGGATCCGCTGCTGGCCCCGGTGAGCGGCGTCTTCGCCGCCCAGCAGATCAAGCCGCAGGCCAAAACGCTTGCCACCGACCGTGGAATCCGGTGCCTGGTGCTCGACTACGAGGCGCTGCGCGGCACCGAGAGCACCGAGTTCCGGCTCTTCTGA
- a CDS encoding ATP/GTP-binding protein: protein MPRRKPQRKNTRRSAPTDNSEGSLFGSALMRQESGPAGDADESYIVRTVPGARATKSYRCPGCDHDIRPGVAHLVTWPAEYGGAEDRRHWHTGCWSGRSTRGLTRRWS from the coding sequence GTGCCCCGTCGTAAACCGCAGCGGAAGAACACGCGCCGCAGTGCGCCCACGGACAACTCCGAGGGGTCGCTGTTCGGAAGCGCGCTGATGCGTCAGGAATCCGGCCCGGCAGGCGATGCGGACGAGAGCTACATCGTGCGCACCGTCCCCGGGGCCCGGGCGACCAAGTCCTACCGGTGCCCCGGCTGCGATCACGACATCCGGCCGGGCGTCGCCCACCTCGTCACATGGCCAGCCGAATACGGCGGAGCCGAGGATCGGCGGCACTGGCACACCGGGTGCTGGTCGGGACGCAGCACCCGGGGCCTGACGCGCAGGTGGTCCTAG
- a CDS encoding adenylate/guanylate cyclase domain-containing protein produces the protein MTMRSPRRSVAPLGSWLLGSPDESPRRRRIRVQLLLTAPLVFTNLVGALITSLLVSIVVPGPSVWTSEFTIANFVAVPVFVLCAVLIGVTWGTKRLVSDLRWATEDGEPTDRDRAAAFRAPWRLTRVQAALWGIGLIFFTTLYGIIDPQTIPKVAFTIALAGITVCAFCYLLTEFALRPIAARALGSDGPRPRRTLGITGRTALAWILGTGVPVLGLMLIAIFSFIRPASPTSLAVSILALGGVILLFGLLLVVISVRATEAPIRSVSQGMAKVAEGDLDAEVVVYDGTELGALQTGFNRMAEGLRERERIRDLFGRHVGQEVASQALRHHPELGGEERDVAVLFVDIIGSTTIAATRSPAEVVDLLNRFFDVVVDEVDRRGGFVNKFEGDAALAIFGAPVALDDHAGAALSAARALRERLSAEVPECDAGIGVAAGRAVAGNVGAHERFEYTVIGDPVNEAARLSELAKNVAGHVVASQRAIDSAAENERKQWKLTDTVTLRGRNEPTTLAIPAELMGAGSAVDDEGADSVE, from the coding sequence ATGACTATGCGCAGCCCTCGCCGATCCGTCGCCCCGCTGGGATCGTGGTTGCTCGGATCGCCCGACGAGAGTCCGCGCCGGCGCCGCATCCGTGTCCAATTGCTGCTGACCGCCCCGCTGGTGTTCACCAATCTCGTCGGCGCGCTGATCACTTCCCTGCTCGTCAGCATCGTCGTCCCGGGCCCGAGCGTGTGGACGAGCGAGTTCACGATCGCGAACTTCGTCGCGGTGCCGGTGTTCGTGCTGTGCGCGGTGTTGATCGGAGTGACCTGGGGCACCAAGCGGTTGGTGTCGGATCTGCGGTGGGCGACGGAGGACGGCGAGCCCACCGACCGCGACCGGGCGGCCGCGTTTCGCGCACCGTGGCGCCTGACCCGGGTCCAGGCGGCGCTGTGGGGCATCGGATTGATCTTCTTCACCACGCTGTACGGCATCATCGATCCCCAGACCATCCCGAAGGTCGCGTTCACGATCGCCCTGGCGGGGATCACGGTCTGCGCATTCTGTTACCTGTTGACGGAATTCGCGCTCCGCCCCATCGCCGCGCGGGCACTCGGATCCGACGGACCGCGCCCCCGCCGCACACTCGGCATCACCGGTCGCACGGCACTGGCGTGGATACTCGGAACCGGCGTTCCTGTGCTGGGGCTGATGCTCATCGCGATCTTCAGTTTCATCCGCCCCGCGAGCCCGACCAGCCTCGCGGTGTCGATCCTCGCGCTCGGCGGGGTGATCCTGCTCTTCGGACTCCTGCTGGTCGTGATCAGCGTGCGGGCCACCGAGGCGCCGATCCGCTCGGTGTCGCAGGGCATGGCGAAGGTGGCGGAGGGCGACCTCGACGCCGAGGTCGTCGTGTACGACGGGACCGAACTCGGCGCATTGCAGACCGGGTTCAACCGGATGGCGGAGGGACTGCGCGAACGCGAGCGGATCCGCGACCTGTTCGGTCGCCACGTCGGGCAGGAGGTGGCCTCCCAGGCGCTCCGCCACCATCCCGAACTCGGCGGGGAGGAACGGGATGTGGCGGTGCTGTTCGTCGACATCATCGGATCCACCACGATCGCAGCCACCCGGTCACCGGCGGAGGTCGTGGACCTGCTCAATCGCTTCTTCGACGTGGTCGTCGACGAGGTCGACCGGCGGGGCGGGTTCGTCAACAAGTTCGAGGGCGACGCGGCGCTCGCCATCTTCGGGGCGCCCGTCGCTCTCGACGATCATGCCGGCGCCGCCCTCTCCGCGGCTAGGGCACTGCGCGAACGCCTCTCGGCCGAGGTGCCGGAGTGCGACGCGGGGATCGGCGTGGCCGCGGGCCGGGCCGTGGCCGGGAACGTCGGCGCACACGAACGTTTCGAATACACGGTGATCGGCGATCCCGTCAACGAGGCGGCGAGACTGTCCGAGCTCGCCAAGAACGTCGCCGGGCACGTCGTCGCGTCGCAGCGCGCGATCGATTCCGCCGCCGAGAACGAACGCAAGCAGTGGAAACTCACGGACACCGTCACCCTGCGCGGGCGTAACGAGCCGACCACGCTGGCGATTCCCGCCGAACTAATGGGCGCCGGTTCCGCCGTCGACGATGAGGGCGCCGACTCCGTCGAGTAG
- a CDS encoding CdaR family transcriptional regulator, which translates to MDVDAAPDPRVDHTPRAANLCAVLSVTAHMHDCGNRDEILALMVDALPELGPFTVEPASAVTGDLHDDGDVWRHRVLLDDSWSRPVSLTLRADYPPTPLQATLLELLIQHTGSALRATSMRGRAATQERQLLEAAEDIATITARAQRLEQEAKIHRSFGGLVAAGGDESAIAETLRQLTGLAVGIEDAFGNLRVWAGTDRPPKYRKVGGRNRVDLIRRATTEGRPLRDDNRIVQMVRPGKTLLGILYLSDPDHRATDLHTFALEYAATVLAVDMSHRRSLAETEARLSRDLGADLLAGTDDDSAYSRADALGYDLHTPQRVVVVQWSPDTPVESVADAFRRHLASSDSAALLVHGNDTRPKVLTAVVDARTDVNTLFGALEKALGPAVGVVGVGSECSSPSSLPSSHTHATRALEIRKQSLSPRGVALFDDLGVYRILDSHSSTGDVEAFVQEWLGPLLDYDREHRSTMTATLAQYLECGGKYDETAQALRIHRSTLRYRMSRIHELTGRDLRSVDTRLNLHLAARALQVLAGGDRR; encoded by the coding sequence ATGGATGTGGATGCAGCCCCAGACCCGAGGGTGGATCACACACCGCGGGCGGCGAACCTGTGCGCGGTGCTGTCCGTCACCGCGCACATGCACGACTGCGGAAACCGGGACGAGATCCTCGCCCTGATGGTGGACGCACTCCCCGAACTCGGCCCCTTCACGGTGGAGCCCGCATCGGCGGTGACGGGCGACCTCCACGACGACGGCGACGTCTGGCGGCATCGCGTCCTGCTCGACGATTCGTGGTCCAGGCCGGTGTCGCTGACTCTGCGGGCCGACTACCCGCCGACCCCGTTGCAGGCCACACTGCTCGAGTTACTGATTCAGCACACGGGCTCAGCCCTGCGCGCCACATCGATGCGAGGGCGGGCCGCCACCCAGGAGCGGCAACTGCTCGAGGCTGCGGAGGACATCGCCACGATCACGGCCCGGGCGCAGCGGCTGGAGCAGGAAGCGAAGATCCATCGGTCGTTCGGCGGCCTCGTCGCCGCCGGCGGCGACGAGTCCGCCATCGCCGAGACCCTCCGCCAGCTGACCGGACTCGCGGTCGGGATCGAGGACGCCTTCGGCAATCTTCGAGTCTGGGCCGGCACTGACAGACCCCCCAAGTACCGCAAGGTCGGCGGCCGGAACCGCGTCGACCTCATTCGCCGCGCCACGACGGAGGGACGTCCTCTGCGCGACGACAACCGGATCGTGCAGATGGTCCGGCCCGGCAAGACGCTCCTCGGAATCCTGTACCTGTCCGACCCGGACCATCGGGCCACCGACTTGCACACCTTCGCCCTCGAGTACGCCGCGACCGTCCTCGCCGTGGACATGTCGCACCGCAGGTCCCTCGCCGAAACGGAGGCGCGGCTCAGCCGCGACCTGGGAGCCGACCTGCTCGCGGGGACCGACGACGACAGCGCGTACTCACGGGCCGACGCGCTCGGGTACGACCTGCACACACCGCAGCGCGTCGTGGTGGTCCAGTGGAGCCCGGACACACCCGTCGAATCCGTGGCCGACGCGTTCCGACGTCACCTCGCGTCGAGCGATTCCGCAGCCCTGCTCGTCCACGGCAACGACACCCGACCCAAGGTTCTTACCGCCGTCGTAGACGCGAGGACCGACGTGAACACCCTCTTCGGAGCGTTGGAGAAGGCACTCGGGCCCGCCGTCGGGGTGGTCGGTGTCGGCTCCGAATGCAGCTCACCCAGCAGTCTGCCCAGTTCGCACACCCACGCGACGCGTGCGCTCGAAATCCGGAAACAGTCGCTGTCACCCCGCGGAGTGGCACTGTTCGACGACCTCGGCGTCTACCGCATCCTCGATTCGCACAGCAGCACCGGCGACGTCGAGGCGTTCGTCCAGGAATGGCTCGGACCGCTCCTCGACTACGACCGGGAGCACCGGAGCACCATGACTGCCACGCTGGCCCAATATCTCGAATGCGGCGGCAAGTACGACGAAACCGCACAGGCCCTCCGGATCCACCGCAGCACCTTGCGGTACCGGATGTCCCGCATCCACGAACTGACCGGACGCGACCTCCGGAGCGTCGACACGCGCCTGAATCTTCACCTGGCGGCCCGAGCACTTCAGGTCCTTGCCGGCGGCGATCGCCGGTGA
- a CDS encoding UBP-type zinc finger domain-containing protein, producing the protein MTRSSNWHDPDLNMIRDVVAHTSDGCEGCLALGTRWEHLMLCLTCGYVGCSDASPMRHARHHAERSGHPIVQSLHAGDNWRWCFVHDVQICTPYPATGARVVAPSLVPGPSEDVRHGLRIARSQ; encoded by the coding sequence ATGACCCGATCCAGTAACTGGCACGATCCCGACCTGAACATGATTCGCGATGTCGTCGCACATACGTCGGACGGGTGCGAGGGCTGTCTCGCACTCGGTACCCGCTGGGAGCACCTGATGTTGTGCCTGACGTGCGGCTATGTCGGATGCAGCGATGCGTCACCGATGAGACACGCGAGACACCACGCCGAGCGCAGCGGTCACCCGATCGTCCAGTCGCTCCACGCGGGGGACAACTGGCGCTGGTGCTTCGTGCACGACGTCCAGATCTGCACGCCGTACCCGGCGACCGGGGCCCGAGTGGTCGCGCCGAGCCTGGTCCCCGGACCGTCGGAGGACGTCAGGCACGGTCTCCGTATCGCGCGATCGCAGTAA